The Flavobacterium psychrotrophum region TATTTACTTCCGCCCGCTGAACATACTGGAAATAGAGGCGTCGCATAAAGACAAAGGTACGCTGGAGTATTTTAAAGAAGTGCGTATGGCTTACCCATACCACACCCTGAATACCGATATTACTAAGACTACCGTAGCACTGTTTGTAAGTGAAATGCTGCACCACTGCATAAAAGAAGAGGAGCAGAATGAAAGCCTGTATGCTTTTCTGGAAACTGCTTTGTTGTGGCTCGATGGGCACGATGGTACCGCTAACTTTCACCTTATACTGCTTATGGAACTAACCAAGTTCCTGGGCTTTTACCCTAATGGAGATGATAACCATCCCTATTTTGAAATGACCGAAGGCGTGTTTATGCCTTACCACGGTATTACCTGCCTTACGACTGAAGATACTGCACTGCTGCGCCGTCTTATGGCGCTAAAGCTTGATAACAGCACGAAGGCTTTTCATGTTACCGAAAGACAGGCATTGCTTAAAATACTGTTAGATTATTATGCCTTTCACCTTGATGGTTTCCGCAGGCCAAAGTCGCTGGAAGTATTGAGGGAAGTGTTTAGTTAGGGTTATATGTGGATTTGAAAAGCCTTTTGGGATATCATTATCGAAGACGAAGTAATCGAATTTATTATAACAAAATAATTTATATTTGTTTGCCAAACCGAAATCAAACTACCCTGAAATATTTCATTTACATACTATATCGTTATTATAAAAATAGTAAACATAACCATGATATTGCCATGTTTATGGCAATATTGTCTTTTACCGGATTTTTTTATTTGAATGTGATTTCGGTTTTGCTGATTTCAGGTTCTCTTACTAAAATTGCATCATTTGGTTTATCGCAAATACCCAATATTAATTGGCTTTATGTAAATATGGGATTTTATTTTTTAGCCTGTGTGATTATTGGTGTTTTTATACGTGAAAAGAATATGACTGGGCTGGATAAAAAGTATAAGAGTTTGCATGGATGGTTAATGCTGCTTTATTTTATAAGTTCGTTCTTTTTCTTCTCGTTTGCAGCCACACATAAACCCGAAGAACAAAATCGACCCGAAGAAATTTTTATAGAAGTGCCAAGACGTAAATAACATTACTTAATATAACCACTTAATTCAGTCTTAGACATCTCTAAAGGCTTATCCACTTTGTTATGTATTGTGCCATTTTTACTGATGATGGTAAATGTAACCCCGCCATAACAAAACGCTTCAATCTTGTCGCTGCTAAACTGTTTTAATGTATTGGCATTTGTTTCAACAGGCATAAAGTAATGATTGCCTTTCCAGCTGTGGTCTATTATCCGCGCTGCCCAAAGGTTTTTATTGGTAAGCTTATCAATGCAGATGTTGATTATTTCGACATCATTATTCTTTTTAAAATTATTTACCGCCGGAATATTGTCAAGGATATACGCTCCGGCATATTCTGCCGACCAAAAGATGACCATTACATTTTTGTTTTGGTGCTTTTTAAGGAGGGTGGCAAATTTAGCGTCGTCAAGTGTTTGCGGTTCTGCCCCAAGTCTGTATTTTTTGTTTTGAAGTTCTGACTCTAGTATATTTTTAAAGCTGTTAATACGGGTAATGTATTTAGTGTTGGATCCGCTTTCTTTTAAATGGTTAATGTTATCTGCGGCATCCATTCCCATTGTCATATACGATGCAGCCAGGTTACTAAAGTACTGATCATAAACTTCTGAATTGAATTTTGTTTTGAGGTTAGTGCACACCCATAAAAGGTAATCATCCCATTTTATTGATGAATTCCAGTATTTAAAAGGCAGGGTGTTATTAGCGAATGTGCTTTTTAAATACTCATACTTAAGTATAAAATCTAAGGCTTCTTCGGTATTCCATGCGTTCAGATTCTGTATTTGGCTGTAGTATTCATGAGGAGTGAAGGCTTTAAATATGGAGCTGTTGAAATCGATATTTTGAGAGGCATATTTTTCTGTTTCACTAACCTCGTTGATAAAATTAACAAGGTGGAATTTTAGCAATCCCACCCTGTTTTTAAGAAAGCTTAACTCTTTTTCAGATAAAGGCGACTCTTTAATAATGCGTTCTAAAACTGCCCGGTTCTTTGCACCGGCTATTGCCCTGTCATTAGTGTTTTTCGCATAAACGGCATCTAAAAGGTGCAGCTGTGCGGCAATTGTACTGTCTGTTTTAGCAACAAATTTTTCGGGTGTCCAGTCATTTTCATATGGCTGATATTTAAACTGCTCCAGCCGTAGCATATTTATCTTTCCTGCTCCGCGCCCAGCCGCAAAAAAAGTACCGTGCGGGTCATTACCATCAAAATAAACTGTAAAAGCATCACCAATAAACAGGGGTAATGATATAAAGCTATTATTTACACTGATATTGTAAATGGCTCCGTCAGTTATATTTCCGGATTTAATTTTAAAAGTTCCTTTTGTACTTACCTGTGTACCTATGCTTTTAAAATTATCGAAGTTTAAATTGCCACGCATCCTGGGCTGGTGGATCAGGGTTACAAAGGCATCATTGGCATTTTTTGTATTGCCCTTAATGCTGATGCCGCTATGGGCATTAGCATTAAAAGTTACAGCAAACAAAGTAAGTGTAGTAAGGATATTCTTCATTAGATGGTTTAGCTTGGTATAAAGGTAACGACTGGGGCAATAATGTTATTGCCTTTTAAAGCTAATCTCTACCGGACGAGCAAAAATCCGCCTGCTAAACCAATGCCCAGCCACACATACCATTTTTTGTATATAGGTACAGGGAGGTTGACTTCGGCTGCCATAAGTGCCGTTACTTTAATATGCGGATTGGTATTGGTAACTTCTGTAAATACTGTTTCTTTCCCTAAAAACCATTTGCGTTTGGTGCCTGTAATTATTGTTGTAGTGTTAGGAAACGATAGGCTATCGAGTGTTATGCCCTTTTGGTCGGCTGTGTAACGAAAGCGGTACCAGGGTTTTTTAACCATACCATTGCGCCGGAAGATGCAGGGCACCGAGTCGTGGTACACTACATTAAGTGTATCGTAGCGGGTAAATGTTTTATATTTTATTACATGATACACTTTAGCATAGCTTTTTGTAAGTGCTGCCAGTTGACTGTCTTTTTTAAAGATGAGATCGTTAAGCAGGCTTTTATCAAGCTGTAATGTTTTTATGGCGGCAGTTTGTGTACCCAGAACATTGGTAAAATGCGCTACAGTATCAGTAAGGGTGCTAAGGTTTTTGCTTTCGCGTAAAATCTTTTTTCTGCATTGCCTTACCGAAAAAAGCAGAGCTAGTGTAAGCCCTGCTATAATGATGTTTGAGAAGTTTATTTTCATATTAAGTTGTCGATAGTTTTAGCAACTGCCTTTAACGTACCGGAATAGTTAGGTGCTGTGGCATAACCTGCTTTTGAAATAGCGTCGATAAACAAATAAGGATTGTGTTTTACGGTAAGTGCTTCGGTATACCGCTTGTTTTTCAGGAAAAAACGGGCATGGTCTGTAAAGCATTCTTCGGGTGAATCATACTTCCTGAAATAATCTTTTACTTTATAACGAAACATTTTTACACCATTTCTAACAATAGGCGTAACGCTTATTATGTGTGGAAATTTGAGGTCGGCGCGGCGGCTGTATTCGGTTGTGGTAAGCAGCTGTTCGTTACCGTTAATGCCGTCGGTATCTTTCACGCCAAAAAACATGTTACCGGGAGCCGCTTTGCCCCAGCCACTCTCAAGGGCAGCCTGGGCAAGTATGGCTATGGCAGATATTCCGGTTTTTGCCTCAGTTTGCCTGGCGTAGGGCAGGTATTGGTTTACAAATTCACTTTGGGTCATTTTTTAAGGTTGTGTACAAATCCCATGCTTTGGCAGCTACATTTTTTAGCTCAAGAATAATATCAAACCCCATGCGTTTTATATTTTCAAAAACAATGGAGTATGTTTCAATAATGCAGCAGAAGGCTACTACAATAGTAGTAAGGCTCATTTGTTTAAGCGCCTCGTGAGGACTGAATTCCTGTGCTATGAATGCCCATTCTATTCCCGCACCTATGAGTATGGCCATGCCATATGCACAAAACTTTACGATAGATATTCGCAGTTTTGATGATTGTATTGCGTATTGTTTTACGGCATTTCCAATCTTAGGAGGATTGTTTCTAAATTCGATACAGCTTGCCGCTATACCTGTAATAAAATCGGCCACAAACAACCCTGCGAGCAGCAACAACCCTTTTTGAATTGTTGTAAAATTAGCGGAAGCGATTAGTGGCGTAATACATACTGGTTTTTTATAAAACACGGTACTGGCCAAAAGTATTTTTTTAAATGGATTGAAAAATAATATGGATGGGTTCATAAAGTTACTTTGTCGAAGTCTTACAGATTCCCATAATATTTACATAACTTTTATAAGCAAGCTGTTTATTAGTCGTATCATTTTTCTATGTTATTCCGCCGTCGTTAATAGTCCAACCTTTAGTTCCGGTTAAAGTGTTGCGTGCGGCTAGTCCGGCAGAGGTATATTTTATAGTTCCAAAAGAAGTAACACGCCCCACTGCAATATTCTGCGATGCCCATGATATTAATAAATTATTATAATTAGTAGCGGAGTACTGACTTGCGGTCCTGCTAGCCATAAAATTTGCAAAATTTGTACAGGCAGATAAATTCCATGAAGACAGGTCTTGGTTAAAAGCCCCACCTACATTTGATATTACCAAAAACATTTGCTGCACTGATGTAACCTTAGATGTGTTCCAGTTATTAAGAGGTCTATTAAATACTGAATTCGCAAGGAATGTTTGGTATAAGCTAGTTACATTAGATGTATCCCAATTATTTAGTGGTTGGTTGAAAGAATTTGAAACTGCGAATGTTCCCTGTAACGAGGTAACTTTACTTATATCCCACATAGATATATCCTGGTTAAACGTATTATATCGTATAAATGTGGTATAAATCCCACAGAAAGTGTTTGCAAGCGTTACCACGTTCGACGTTTTCCAATTACTTAATGGCTGGTTAAAAGAAGAAGCTCCCTGGAATGTCGCTGCCATGCTTGTAACATTTGATATGTTCCAATTATTTAGTGGCTGGTTAAAAGTGATACACTGATAAAACATATTTCTTATTGATATTGCCGATGACATATTCCAAGTATCAAGTGGTTGATTATAAAAGGTGCTAAAAGAAAACATGTACCCAAAATCCGTTACTTTTGACACATCCCAATTACTAATGTTTTGGTTAAATTTCATATTATCCACCAAAACAGCATCTGCATCTGCCGAACCTCTAAACATATTATACATAGATGTTACCTTTGATGTATCCCAATTATTTAATGGCTGGTTAAAAGATTTAGCCCGGCCAAAGGTTTGAATCATGTTTGTAACATTAGAAGTGTCCCATGTATTTAGGGGCTGATTAAATTTATAACAGTAGCTAAATGCCTGTTGCATATTGGTAACTTTAGATGTATTCCAGTCAGCTACGCTCATATCAAAGTTCTCACACAAATAAAATGTTAAATATAGAGAGTTAACATTTT contains the following coding sequences:
- a CDS encoding glycoside hydrolase family 73 protein, giving the protein MTQSEFVNQYLPYARQTEAKTGISAIAILAQAALESGWGKAAPGNMFFGVKDTDGINGNEQLLTTTEYSRRADLKFPHIISVTPIVRNGVKMFRYKVKDYFRKYDSPEECFTDHARFFLKNKRYTEALTVKHNPYLFIDAISKAGYATAPNYSGTLKAVAKTIDNLI
- a CDS encoding phage holin family protein yields the protein MNPSILFFNPFKKILLASTVFYKKPVCITPLIASANFTTIQKGLLLLAGLFVADFITGIAASCIEFRNNPPKIGNAVKQYAIQSSKLRISIVKFCAYGMAILIGAGIEWAFIAQEFSPHEALKQMSLTTIVVAFCCIIETYSIVFENIKRMGFDIILELKNVAAKAWDLYTTLKNDPK
- the recO gene encoding DNA repair protein RecO, which translates into the protein MLIKTRAIVISALRYQEKSLVVKCFTQSSGLKSYYVRDAFSSKKSTQKTIYFRPLNILEIEASHKDKGTLEYFKEVRMAYPYHTLNTDITKTTVALFVSEMLHHCIKEEEQNESLYAFLETALLWLDGHDGTANFHLILLMELTKFLGFYPNGDDNHPYFEMTEGVFMPYHGITCLTTEDTALLRRLMALKLDNSTKAFHVTERQALLKILLDYYAFHLDGFRRPKSLEVLREVFS
- a CDS encoding BspA family leucine-rich repeat surface protein, which encodes MNIIKSTNAAKTFVSIWKTSNTSTGSSTSTQVKLPLVATGHYNFTVRWGDGSKSHITSYEQFEVTHTYNSEGTYTIKITGLIDGWQFNNEGDVLKILDVQKWGCLKIGTGTEQLGAFFGCANLTLNTVNDILNLKGITSLYQLFRGCSSLSTINRINEWDVSEITTLYGTFWGCTNFNDSIGTWDTKNVNSLYLTFYLCENFDMSVADWNTSKVTNMQQAFSYCYKFNQPLNTWDTSNVTNMIQTFGRAKSFNQPLNNWDTSKVTSMYNMFRGSADADAVLVDNMKFNQNISNWDVSKVTDFGYMFSFSTFYNQPLDTWNMSSAISIRNMFYQCITFNQPLNNWNISNVTSMAATFQGASSFNQPLSNWKTSNVVTLANTFCGIYTTFIRYNTFNQDISMWDISKVTSLQGTFAVSNSFNQPLNNWDTSNVTSLYQTFLANSVFNRPLNNWNTSKVTSVQQMFLVISNVGGAFNQDLSSWNLSACTNFANFMASRTASQYSATNYNNLLISWASQNIAVGRVTSFGTIKYTSAGLAARNTLTGTKGWTINDGGIT